Proteins from a genomic interval of Streptococcus sp. D7B5:
- the glyS gene encoding glycine--tRNA ligase subunit beta → MTKNLLVELGLEELPAYVVTPSEKQLGEKMAAFLKENRLSFEAIQTFSTPRRLAVRVTGLADKQSDLTEDFKGPAKKIALDSDGNFTKAAQGFVRGKGLTVEDIEFREIKGEEYVYVTKEEVGQPVEAIVPGVVDVLKSLTFPVSMHWANNTFEYIRPVHTLTVLLDEEEFDLDFLDIKGDRVSRGHRFLGQETKIQSALSYEEDLRKQFVIADPREREQMIVDQIKAIEAEHGVRIEIDADLLNEVLNLVEYPTAFMGSFDAKYLEVPEEVLVTSMKEHQRYFVVRDQDGKLLPNFISVRNGNAEHLENVIKGNEKVLVARLEDGEFFWREDQKLVISDLVEKLNHVTFHEKIGSLREHMIRTGQIAILLAEKAGLSVDETVDLARAAAIYKFDLLTGMVGEFDELQGIMGEKYALLAGETPAVAAAIREHYMPTSAEGELPESKVGAILAIADKLDTILSFFSVGLIPSGSNDPYALRRATQGVVRILDAFGWHIAMDELIDSLYALKFDSLTYENKAEVMDFIKARVDKMMGSTPKDIKEAVLASSNFVVADMLEAASALVEASKEEDFKPSVESLSRAFNLAEKAEGTDTVDPALFENEEEKALAEAVESLVLSGTVSQQLEQLFALSPVIDAFFENTMVMAEDQTVRQNRLAILSQLTKKAAKLARFNQINTK, encoded by the coding sequence ATGACAAAAAACTTATTAGTAGAACTCGGTCTTGAAGAGTTACCAGCCTACGTAGTAACTCCAAGCGAAAAACAATTAGGTGAAAAAATGGCAGCCTTCCTCAAGGAAAACCGCCTGTCTTTTGAAGCCATTCAAACTTTCTCAACACCACGTCGTTTGGCTGTTCGTGTGACTGGACTTGCAGACAAACAGTCTGATTTGACAGAAGATTTCAAGGGTCCAGCAAAGAAAATCGCCTTGGATAGTGATGGAAACTTCACCAAAGCAGCTCAAGGATTTGTCCGTGGAAAAGGCTTGACAGTTGAAGATATTGAATTCCGTGAAATCAAAGGTGAAGAATATGTCTATGTTACCAAGGAAGAAGTGGGGCAACCAGTTGAAGCCATTGTTCCAGGTGTAGTAGACGTCTTGAAGTCACTGACTTTCCCTGTCAGCATGCACTGGGCTAACAACACTTTTGAATATATCCGCCCTGTACACACTTTGACTGTTCTTTTAGATGAAGAAGAGTTTGATTTGGATTTCCTTGATATCAAGGGTGATCGTGTGAGTCGCGGTCATCGTTTCTTGGGACAAGAAACCAAGATTCAGTCAGCATTGAGCTACGAAGAAGATCTTCGTAAGCAGTTTGTAATCGCGGATCCACGTGAACGTGAGCAAATGATTGTTGACCAAATCAAGGCAATCGAAGCTGAACATGGTGTACGTATCGAAATTGATGCTGATTTGCTCAATGAAGTCTTGAACTTGGTTGAATACCCAACTGCCTTTATGGGAAGTTTTGATGCCAAATACCTTGAAGTTCCAGAAGAAGTTTTGGTAACTTCGATGAAAGAACACCAACGTTACTTTGTTGTTCGTGATCAAGACGGTAAACTCCTACCAAACTTCATTTCAGTTCGTAACGGAAACGCAGAGCATTTGGAAAATGTCATCAAAGGAAATGAAAAAGTTTTGGTAGCCCGCTTGGAAGACGGTGAATTCTTCTGGCGTGAAGACCAAAAATTGGTCATTTCAGATCTTGTTGAAAAATTGAACCATGTGACTTTCCATGAGAAGATTGGTTCCCTTCGTGAACACATGATTCGTACAGGGCAGATTGCCATTCTCTTGGCAGAAAAGGCTGGTTTGTCAGTGGATGAAACGGTTGACCTAGCGCGTGCAGCAGCCATTTACAAGTTTGACTTGTTGACGGGTATGGTTGGTGAGTTTGATGAGCTCCAAGGTATTATGGGTGAAAAATATGCCCTTCTTGCTGGAGAAACTCCAGCGGTGGCAGCTGCTATTCGTGAACACTATATGCCTACATCAGCCGAAGGTGAACTTCCAGAGAGCAAGGTTGGAGCCATTCTAGCCATTGCAGACAAATTGGATACGATTTTGAGTTTCTTCTCAGTAGGCTTGATTCCATCAGGTTCTAATGACCCTTATGCCCTTCGTCGTGCGACGCAAGGTGTGGTTCGTATCTTGGATGCTTTTGGTTGGCACATTGCTATGGATGAGCTGATTGATAGCCTTTATGCTTTGAAATTCGACAGCTTGACTTATGAAAATAAAGCAGAGGTTATGGACTTTATCAAGGCTCGTGTTGATAAGATGATGGGTTCTACTCCAAAAGATATCAAGGAAGCAGTCCTTGCAAGTTCAAACTTTGTTGTGGCGGATATGTTGGAAGCGGCAAGTGCTCTCGTAGAAGCAAGTAAGGAAGAAGACTTCAAACCATCTGTCGAATCCCTCTCTCGTGCTTTCAACTTGGCTGAAAAAGCCGAAGGAACTGATACTGTTGATCCTGCTCTCTTTGAGAATGAAGAAGAGAAAGCCTTGGCAGAAGCAGTAGAATCACTCGTTTTGTCAGGGACTGTAAGTCAGCAATTAGAACAACTCTTTGCGCTTAGCCCAGTTATTGATGCTTTCTTTGAAAATACCATGGTAATGGCTGAAGATCAGACTGTTCGACAAAATCGTTTGGCTATCTTGTCGCAACTAACCAAGAAAGCAGCTAAGCTCGCACGTTTTAACCAAATCAATACTAAATAA
- a CDS encoding ABC transporter permease codes for MKKLSSCILIEWKKLIKSKLSIVTACSICLVPFIVGLFATMMKYSENFKNLGLIAAKMEMMRITDWSSYLMTVSQVISVGGLLIFGFTASWVFGREYSDKTMIDLLALPIRRDTIVLSKFIVIALWSYILSIFALLLGLLAGNLIGLEGGSLMVIFKGILTFVFCTTLTIVLSTPVAFFACLGRGYLSPLAFIIFTIIFSQLGSALNFGKYIPWAIPALASGIAGKALLNFGSIVSLFGVSILGLIATIAWWRYADYD; via the coding sequence ATGAAAAAGCTTAGTTCCTGTATTTTAATTGAATGGAAAAAGTTAATAAAATCAAAACTTTCCATCGTAACTGCTTGTTCTATCTGTTTAGTTCCTTTTATTGTTGGGTTGTTTGCAACTATGATGAAATATTCAGAGAATTTCAAAAATCTTGGTTTGATTGCTGCAAAAATGGAAATGATGAGGATAACAGACTGGTCGTCGTACTTAATGACCGTATCACAAGTCATTTCTGTTGGGGGATTGCTCATTTTTGGATTTACAGCATCTTGGGTTTTTGGTAGAGAATATTCTGATAAAACGATGATCGATCTATTAGCGCTTCCGATAAGAAGAGATACAATCGTATTATCCAAGTTTATCGTTATCGCTTTGTGGAGCTATATTCTATCAATTTTTGCTCTTTTATTAGGATTATTAGCTGGCAATCTGATTGGACTTGAGGGTGGGAGCTTAATGGTGATTTTCAAAGGTATACTTACTTTTGTTTTTTGTACTACTCTTACGATCGTACTCTCTACTCCAGTGGCTTTTTTTGCTTGTTTAGGCCGGGGATATTTGTCTCCATTGGCATTTATTATTTTTACTATTATTTTTTCTCAGCTTGGTTCTGCTCTTAACTTTGGGAAATACATTCCATGGGCGATTCCTGCACTTGCAAGTGGTATTGCAGGAAAAGCACTATTGAATTTTGGAAGCATTGTCAGTTTGTTTGGGGTAAGCATTCTAGGTCTTATCGCAACAATAGCTTGGTGGAGGTATGCTGATTATGATTAA
- a CDS encoding GFA family protein has translation MLKGSCLCKAVTYTLDEELSELVFCHCSFCRKATASAYTVNAKVSSKNLVLHGKEQLVTYSSSPGKQRYYCQNCHSQIFTAQENIPEVCALKLGTIDECDQNLQTVPKRHIFQDPAFSWLLDE, from the coding sequence ATGCTTAAAGGATCTTGTTTATGCAAAGCAGTGACCTACACTTTAGATGAGGAATTGTCGGAATTAGTTTTTTGCCACTGCTCATTCTGTCGGAAAGCAACTGCGTCTGCCTATACAGTGAATGCCAAAGTTAGCAGTAAAAACCTAGTATTGCATGGAAAAGAACAGTTGGTTACCTATAGTTCATCTCCAGGAAAACAACGCTATTACTGTCAGAACTGTCATAGTCAAATTTTCACTGCTCAAGAAAATATACCAGAAGTCTGTGCTTTGAAACTAGGTACAATAGACGAATGCGATCAGAATTTACAAACGGTTCCCAAACGTCATATTTTTCAAGACCCAGCTTTTTCTTGGTTGCTTGATGAATAA
- a CDS encoding ABC transporter ATP-binding protein, with translation MVKEAIRTAKLSKRYGTKNVVDNLNLSIKPGEIVGFLGLNGAGKTTTMRMMLGLIKSTSGECYIQGRKLDLSNLELRNEIGYIIETPYSYPDLTVRENLEIVSKLRGVNKDNIDWVIEKLKLKKYEHKQEKHLSLGNVARLGIAKAIIHKPKILILDEPTNGLDPFGVIEVRELLKELANHLGTTVLISSHNLEEISKIATRIVIIHEGRLIREVESKELEQYLEKRLLVTGSNNKAMKEVLSNHGYHANIQSDKENNINFLELTDRKSVEYPEKIATLLVNAGYPPKSLAVEKEDLEHYFLRILNDYNGGVSNEKA, from the coding sequence ATAGTGAAAGAAGCAATTAGAACCGCAAAGCTTTCTAAAAGATATGGAACAAAAAATGTTGTCGACAACTTGAATCTTTCAATAAAACCTGGTGAAATAGTAGGTTTTTTAGGACTAAATGGTGCAGGGAAAACAACGACGATGAGAATGATGCTAGGATTGATAAAATCTACATCAGGAGAATGTTATATCCAAGGAAGAAAGTTAGATCTAAGTAATTTAGAACTTCGAAACGAAATAGGTTATATTATTGAGACGCCTTATTCTTATCCAGACTTAACTGTGAGAGAAAATTTAGAAATAGTTAGTAAATTAAGAGGGGTTAATAAAGATAATATTGACTGGGTAATTGAGAAATTAAAACTAAAGAAATATGAACATAAACAGGAGAAGCATCTTTCTTTAGGAAATGTTGCGCGTTTAGGAATTGCAAAAGCGATTATTCATAAACCTAAAATCCTAATTCTTGATGAGCCAACAAATGGCTTAGATCCTTTTGGAGTTATTGAAGTGAGGGAATTATTAAAGGAATTGGCGAATCATCTAGGTACAACTGTTCTTATTTCCAGTCATAATCTGGAGGAAATATCTAAGATTGCTACGAGAATAGTCATTATACATGAGGGCAGACTTATAAGGGAAGTTGAAAGCAAAGAATTAGAACAGTACTTAGAAAAGAGGTTACTAGTAACTGGATCTAATAATAAGGCCATGAAAGAAGTATTATCTAACCATGGCTATCATGCAAACATTCAATCAGACAAAGAAAATAATATCAATTTCTTGGAATTAACTGATAGAAAATCTGTGGAATATCCGGAAAAAATTGCTACATTGCTAGTTAATGCAGGTTATCCACCCAAATCGCTGGCTGTTGAAAAAGAAGATTTGGAGCATTATTTTTTAAGAATACTGAATGACTATAATGGAGGTGTTTCGAATGAAAAAGCTTAG
- the glyQ gene encoding glycine--tRNA ligase subunit alpha — protein MSKKLTFQEIILTLQQFWNDQGCMLMQAYDNEKGAGTMSPYTFLRAIGPEPWNAAYVEPSRRPADGRYGENPNRLYQHHQFQVVMKPSPSNIQELYLESLEKLGINPLEHDIRFVEDNWENPSTGSAGLGWEVWLDGMEITQFTYFQQVGGLATGPVTSEVTYGLERLASYIQEVDSVYDIEWADGVKYGEIFIQPEYEHSKYSFEISDQEMLLENFDKFEKEAGRALEEGLVHPAYDYVLKCSHTFNLLDARGAVSVTERAGYIARIRNLARVVAKTFVAERKRLGYPLLDEATRAKLLAEDAE, from the coding sequence ATGTCTAAGAAATTAACATTTCAAGAAATTATTTTGACTTTGCAACAATTTTGGAATGACCAAGGTTGTATGCTCATGCAGGCTTACGATAATGAGAAAGGTGCGGGGACAATGAGTCCTTACACTTTCCTTCGCGCTATCGGACCTGAGCCATGGAATGCAGCTTATGTAGAGCCATCACGTCGTCCTGCTGACGGTCGTTACGGGGAAAACCCTAACCGTCTCTACCAACACCACCAATTCCAAGTGGTCATGAAGCCTTCTCCATCAAATATCCAAGAACTTTACCTTGAGTCTTTGGAAAAATTGGGTATCAATCCTTTGGAACACGATATCCGCTTCGTTGAAGATAACTGGGAAAATCCTTCTACTGGTTCAGCTGGTCTTGGATGGGAAGTTTGGCTTGATGGGATGGAAATCACTCAGTTCACTTACTTCCAACAAGTCGGTGGATTGGCAACTGGACCTGTGACTTCGGAAGTTACCTATGGTTTGGAACGTTTGGCTTCTTACATTCAAGAAGTGGACTCTGTCTATGATATCGAGTGGGCCGATGGCGTAAAATATGGAGAAATTTTCATCCAGCCTGAGTACGAGCACTCAAAATATTCATTTGAAATTTCGGATCAAGAAATGTTGCTTGAAAACTTTGATAAGTTTGAAAAGGAAGCTGGTCGTGCCTTGGAAGAGGGCTTGGTTCACCCTGCCTATGACTATGTTCTCAAATGTTCACATACCTTTAACCTGCTTGATGCGCGTGGTGCTGTATCCGTAACCGAGCGCGCTGGCTATATCGCTCGTATCCGTAACTTGGCCCGTGTCGTAGCTAAAACTTTTGTCGCAGAACGCAAACGCCTAGGCTACCCACTTTTGGATGAAGCAACACGAGCTAAACTCCTAGCAGAAGACGCAGAATAA
- a CDS encoding DUF896 family protein: MDPKKIARINELAKKKKTEGLTSAEKVEQAKLREEYIEGYRRSVRHHIEGIKIVDEEGNDVTPEKLRQVQREKGLHGRSIDDPNS; encoded by the coding sequence ATGGATCCGAAAAAAATCGCTCGCATCAACGAGCTTGCCAAAAAGAAAAAAACAGAAGGCTTAACTTCTGCTGAAAAAGTGGAACAAGCTAAACTTCGTGAGGAGTACATCGAAGGCTATCGTCGCTCTGTTCGTCACCACATTGAAGGAATTAAAATTGTGGACGAGGAAGGAAATGATGTCACACCAGAAAAACTACGCCAAGTACAACGTGAAAAAGGGTTACACGGCCGTAGTATAGATGATCCTAACTCATAA
- a CDS encoding NADPH-dependent FMN reductase — protein sequence MLKLIAIVGTNSKRSTNRQLLQYMQKHFADKAEIELVEIKDIPVFNKPADKQLPAEILEIAAKIEEADGVIIGTPEYDHSIPAVLMSALAWLSYGIYPLLNKPIMITGASYGTLGSSRAQLQLRQILNAPEIKANVLPDEFLLSHSLQAFNPSGDLVDLDVIKKLDAIFDDFRIFVKITEKLRNAQELLRKDAEEFDWENL from the coding sequence ATGCTAAAACTTATTGCCATTGTTGGAACGAACTCTAAACGTTCTACAAACCGCCAATTGCTCCAATACATGCAAAAACACTTTGCTGATAAAGCTGAAATTGAACTCGTTGAAATCAAGGATATCCCTGTTTTCAACAAACCAGCAGATAAGCAACTTCCAGCTGAAATTCTTGAGATTGCAGCTAAAATTGAAGAGGCTGATGGTGTGATTATCGGTACTCCTGAGTACGACCACTCTATCCCTGCGGTATTGATGAGCGCTCTTGCTTGGCTATCTTACGGTATCTACCCACTTTTGAACAAACCAATCATGATCACTGGTGCTTCTTACGGTACACTTGGTTCATCTCGTGCCCAATTGCAACTTCGTCAAATCTTGAATGCTCCTGAAATCAAGGCAAATGTTCTTCCAGATGAATTCTTGCTTTCACACTCTCTTCAAGCATTTAACCCAAGTGGTGACTTGGTTGACCTTGATGTCATCAAGAAATTGGATGCCATCTTTGATGACTTCCGTATCTTCGTGAAGATTACTGAGAAATTGCGCAATGCACAAGAATTGCTTCGCAAAGATGCAGAAGAATTTGACTGGGAAAATTTGTAA
- a CDS encoding NAD(P)H-dependent oxidoreductase, whose protein sequence is MKFVGLVGSNYDQSYNRKLLEFIRRNFKFKFELEVLEIDEVPMFNQDEKWDESFQLRFLYNKITRADGVIIATPEHNHTISASLKSVLEWLSYEVHPFENKPVMIVGASYYDQGTSRAQVHLRKILDAPGVNAYTLPGNEFLLGKAKEAFDNNGNITNEGTVKFLETCLDNFVKYVGVVSKLKKPKPIEPEDLDCGKPIATTITEVDPDDPEWVEKVAAITGAVSGDTYVKLDHGILTVNQIDMFLKAMPFELTYADDNNQFLYYNNAHQDPDTMFAKRVPPQSGSRMSTVHGSLPPARMKNVEWVIGTLRNGNQEYVRTIVPGSPAGVINTHNYQAMYYPDGSYAGINEIVFNFQPWLDWYLKETGQRLVGGSGPFAPAAGGHGDADATSGASDSGDAGGHGGDADATSGASN, encoded by the coding sequence ATGAAATTTGTTGGACTTGTTGGATCAAACTACGATCAATCATATAACCGCAAACTCTTGGAATTTATCCGTCGCAATTTCAAATTCAAATTTGAATTAGAAGTCCTTGAAATCGACGAAGTTCCAATGTTTAACCAAGACGAAAAATGGGACGAAAGCTTCCAATTGCGCTTCTTGTATAACAAGATTACACGTGCTGATGGTGTCATTATCGCAACTCCTGAGCACAACCACACTATCTCAGCTTCACTCAAATCTGTACTTGAATGGCTTTCATACGAAGTTCATCCATTTGAAAACAAGCCTGTTATGATTGTGGGTGCATCATACTATGACCAAGGAACATCACGTGCCCAAGTTCACCTTCGTAAAATCCTTGACGCTCCAGGTGTCAATGCCTACACGCTTCCAGGTAACGAATTCCTTCTTGGTAAAGCTAAAGAAGCTTTTGATAACAATGGAAACATCACCAACGAAGGAACTGTTAAATTCCTTGAAACTTGCTTAGATAACTTTGTAAAATACGTAGGAGTCGTTTCGAAATTGAAAAAACCAAAACCAATCGAACCAGAAGACTTGGATTGTGGAAAACCAATTGCAACAACCATTACAGAAGTTGATCCTGACGATCCAGAATGGGTAGAAAAAGTTGCAGCAATCACTGGCGCTGTTTCTGGTGATACCTATGTCAAATTGGACCACGGTATCCTGACAGTTAACCAAATTGATATGTTCTTGAAAGCTATGCCATTTGAATTGACATACGCTGACGACAACAACCAATTCCTCTACTACAACAACGCTCACCAAGATCCAGACACCATGTTTGCTAAACGTGTACCACCTCAATCAGGTAGCCGTATGTCGACTGTTCATGGTTCTCTTCCACCAGCACGTATGAAGAACGTAGAGTGGGTTATCGGAACACTTCGCAACGGAAACCAAGAATACGTTCGTACTATCGTTCCAGGTTCTCCTGCAGGTGTCATCAACACTCACAACTACCAAGCAATGTACTATCCTGATGGATCATACGCTGGTATCAATGAAATCGTCTTTAACTTCCAACCATGGCTTGACTGGTACCTAAAAGAAACGGGTCAACGTTTGGTAGGTGGTAGCGGACCATTTGCTCCTGCTGCTGGAGGTCATGGAGACGCCGATGCTACTTCCGGCGCTTCTGATTCAGGGGATGCTGGAGGCCACGGTGGTGACGCTGACGCTACTTCTGGTGCAAGCAACTAA
- a CDS encoding ABC transporter ATP-binding protein, producing MEKIIKLENVSLAKQGRTILKDLNWQVKKGEHWAILGLNGSGKTTLLRLLMAEHWKTKGKVTVLGTEFGAGDIPQLRTKIGVVGSFIAERLPNHLIAEEIVLTGKYKSSILYAPYGQAELDQAREMLVSLGGQDLIGRSYISLSQGEKQLLLIARSLMEKPELLILDEATSGLDLFARERLLDQIGKITQMENAPTILYVTHHVEEITAAMDHVLLLKEAEIIAQGPKGDILQKEVMDRFYPQPVELIELGEDRYFIKMENRSS from the coding sequence ATGGAAAAGATTATCAAACTAGAAAATGTAAGCTTGGCTAAACAAGGCCGAACCATCTTAAAGGATCTCAACTGGCAGGTGAAAAAGGGGGAGCATTGGGCCATTCTCGGTCTCAACGGTTCTGGAAAGACTACTCTCCTGCGCCTGCTTATGGCTGAACATTGGAAGACCAAGGGCAAGGTGACGGTTCTGGGTACGGAATTTGGCGCTGGCGATATTCCTCAGCTGCGAACTAAGATTGGAGTAGTTGGCTCCTTCATTGCTGAACGCCTGCCTAACCATCTCATTGCCGAAGAAATCGTCCTGACAGGTAAGTATAAAAGCAGTATTCTCTATGCTCCTTACGGGCAAGCAGAGCTGGATCAAGCTAGGGAAATGCTGGTCTCCCTTGGCGGACAAGATTTGATTGGCCGGAGCTACATCAGTCTCTCTCAAGGGGAAAAGCAGCTCTTGCTGATTGCGCGCAGTCTCATGGAAAAGCCAGAACTGCTTATCTTAGATGAAGCGACCAGCGGTCTGGATCTCTTTGCTCGCGAGCGCCTGCTGGATCAGATTGGTAAGATTACACAGATGGAGAACGCTCCAACTATCCTCTATGTCACCCACCATGTTGAGGAAATCACTGCTGCTATGGATCATGTCCTACTCCTAAAAGAAGCTGAAATTATTGCCCAAGGTCCTAAAGGAGACATACTTCAAAAAGAGGTCATGGATCGCTTCTATCCTCAGCCAGTCGAGCTGATTGAGCTGGGAGAAGACCGTTATTTCATCAAGATGGAGAACAGGTCCTCATGA